Proteins from one Chitinophaga oryzae genomic window:
- a CDS encoding TolC family protein produces the protein MKTGILLLLLATHIRVADGQTMPEKDTGQPTTTLSLQQCLDYAGTHHQELLAKAQSAAAAVQDRKAAAAKLLPDITVTAAVNNYWKIPVQIFPGELAGQPAGTFVPVRMGTPWMGNYGAEATLPLVDVKTWQQIKLARLQQQSGASEYQSLQRSLRKNVRMAYYSAQLQQDYLTVAQQLYRNYQQIHDLIKLQFEKGLTDKIAFNQSATLLKNRQQAVQQAGVSLQEAYLDLKFWMGFPLDSQLATQAADPLPPLEISQYNSSQLPDYETEQLKVAVAAQQYQHTKAAYYPSLHLKGSYQQLGFGDQLNFITRSPWFTVGYAGVELRFPLSWSNFSAKPRSAKAQWQAASSRFKQYESEQERKYRQEKLLLEKASADIQLQKENILLAQENETLSTQKINKGIIDMVQLKEIQQDLYDAQVKLNDARTDFYKHYTELNYLQHQ, from the coding sequence ATGAAAACAGGTATCCTTTTACTGTTGCTGGCCACTCATATCCGGGTGGCAGACGGACAGACCATGCCTGAAAAAGACACCGGTCAACCTACGACTACCCTGAGTCTGCAACAGTGCCTCGACTATGCCGGCACCCATCATCAGGAACTTCTGGCCAAAGCTCAATCCGCCGCGGCCGCAGTGCAGGACCGCAAAGCCGCCGCGGCCAAACTGCTCCCCGACATTACCGTCACCGCTGCGGTGAACAACTACTGGAAGATCCCCGTGCAGATATTTCCCGGGGAACTGGCAGGTCAGCCGGCCGGCACTTTCGTACCGGTACGCATGGGTACCCCATGGATGGGCAACTATGGCGCAGAAGCTACGCTCCCGCTGGTAGACGTAAAAACATGGCAGCAGATCAAACTGGCGAGGCTGCAGCAGCAGTCCGGCGCCAGCGAATATCAGTCCCTGCAACGGTCGCTGCGGAAAAACGTACGCATGGCTTATTACAGCGCGCAGCTGCAGCAGGACTATCTCACCGTAGCCCAACAGCTGTACCGCAATTACCAGCAGATCCATGACCTCATCAAACTACAGTTTGAAAAAGGCCTGACAGACAAAATCGCATTTAATCAGTCCGCCACCCTGCTAAAAAACAGGCAGCAGGCTGTACAACAGGCCGGTGTATCCTTACAGGAGGCATATCTCGATCTTAAGTTCTGGATGGGTTTTCCGCTGGACAGCCAGCTGGCCACACAGGCTGCCGACCCGTTGCCTCCGCTGGAAATCAGCCAGTACAACAGTTCACAGCTGCCGGACTATGAAACGGAGCAACTGAAAGTGGCCGTCGCTGCGCAACAATACCAGCATACAAAAGCAGCTTACTATCCCAGCCTGCATCTTAAAGGTTCTTACCAGCAACTGGGCTTTGGCGACCAGCTGAATTTTATCACCCGCTCTCCGTGGTTTACAGTCGGCTACGCCGGTGTGGAATTGCGTTTCCCGCTGTCCTGGTCTAACTTTTCCGCTAAGCCACGCAGCGCAAAAGCGCAGTGGCAGGCAGCTTCCAGCCGGTTCAAACAATACGAGTCCGAACAGGAAAGAAAATACCGCCAGGAAAAACTGCTGCTGGAAAAAGCGTCCGCCGACATACAGTTGCAAAAGGAAAACATCCTGCTGGCGCAGGAGAATGAAACCCTGAGCACGCAAAAGATCAACAAAGGCATCATTGATATGGTCCAGCTGAAAGAGATACAACAGGACCTTTACGACGCGCAGGTCAAACTCAACGATGCCCGCACTGACTTTTACAAACACTACACTGAACTCAACTATCTGCAACATCAATAA
- a CDS encoding efflux RND transporter periplasmic adaptor subunit: MKTLLSIAGMTLLLIACKSKTATYTVQSRTLNEAVYASGEIMPEAYYFLKANSADLLLNVLVKEGDTVRQNEVLAVLGTPGQLEQANILQQQVALAGSNAQEHSAALTELQSRIALAKTKKEQDALNADRYTELAQSKAVSEKDAEQARVQAATSATEYKTLQDRYQTLQKDLSGKLLEAKQQLAANTQGREGKVLKSPVNGLVYKVYLKTGELAQLNDPVVMVGLPGQFKLELLVDERDISKIKTGQKVYFETDVYKGKQFSATINKIIPLLQKESRSFQVEAAVQDTARFYPQSSVEANILIRERINALVVPSDYLMKGDSVYLQQGSDLRKSAVVTGIRSGDWVEIKSGLKAGDVIAIKEGR, translated from the coding sequence ATGAAAACATTGCTCTCCATCGCAGGAATGACGCTGCTGCTCATTGCCTGCAAATCCAAAACCGCTACCTACACGGTGCAGTCGCGCACACTGAACGAAGCAGTATATGCTTCCGGAGAAATCATGCCTGAAGCTTATTACTTCCTGAAAGCCAATTCCGCCGACCTGCTGCTGAACGTTCTGGTGAAAGAAGGCGACACTGTCCGCCAAAATGAAGTCCTGGCCGTGCTGGGCACGCCCGGCCAGCTGGAACAGGCAAACATCCTGCAACAGCAGGTAGCACTGGCCGGCAGCAATGCACAGGAACACTCCGCCGCGCTCACTGAACTGCAAAGCCGCATCGCACTGGCTAAAACAAAAAAGGAGCAGGACGCCCTTAACGCCGACAGATATACGGAGCTGGCACAAAGCAAAGCCGTGTCCGAAAAGGACGCGGAACAGGCCCGCGTGCAGGCCGCTACCAGCGCCACGGAATACAAAACGTTGCAGGACCGGTACCAGACCCTGCAAAAAGACCTGTCCGGCAAACTGCTGGAAGCCAAACAGCAGCTGGCAGCCAACACACAAGGCCGCGAAGGGAAAGTACTGAAAAGCCCTGTCAACGGGCTGGTGTATAAAGTATACCTGAAAACCGGCGAGCTGGCGCAGCTCAATGACCCGGTAGTGATGGTCGGGCTGCCCGGACAGTTCAAACTGGAGCTGCTGGTAGACGAACGCGATATCAGTAAGATAAAAACCGGGCAGAAAGTATATTTCGAAACCGATGTTTACAAAGGCAAACAATTTTCCGCTACCATCAATAAAATCATTCCGCTGCTGCAAAAGGAAAGCCGCAGTTTCCAGGTAGAAGCGGCCGTGCAGGACACTGCCCGCTTTTATCCGCAATCATCGGTAGAAGCGAATATCCTCATACGGGAACGTATCAACGCATTGGTAGTGCCCTCCGATTACCTGATGAAAGGTGACAGCGTATACCTGCAACAAGGCAGTGACCTTCGCAAAAGCGCTGTTGTTACCGGTATCCGCAGTGGCGACTGGGTAGAAATAAAATCCGGTCTGAAAGCAGGCGATGTGATCGCCATAAAAGAAGGACGATGA
- a CDS encoding FMN-dependent NADH-azoreductase has translation MGNILHIISSARGESSNSILLGNRIVERLQQRYPDKEVVVNDVAGQSWEWLHTDLVNAYRTPPDALTGEQLALLETSDAAVAQIQEADMIVIGVPLYNFNIPAPLKAWIDHVVRPAKTVTYKDGRPAGMLSGKKAYLAIASNGIYSEGPMAAFDFAEPYLRYMLEFLGITDVTTYRIEGAGMTATKETAVEKGLASVESL, from the coding sequence ATGGGAAACATCTTGCATATCATATCGAGTGCGCGCGGGGAATCATCCAATAGTATACTGCTGGGCAACCGGATTGTAGAAAGACTGCAGCAACGGTATCCGGATAAGGAAGTGGTTGTTAACGACGTAGCCGGCCAGTCATGGGAATGGTTACATACCGACCTGGTAAACGCCTACAGAACGCCGCCCGATGCGCTCACCGGCGAACAGCTGGCCCTGCTGGAGACTTCTGACGCAGCAGTAGCACAGATACAGGAAGCCGACATGATCGTCATCGGGGTGCCGCTTTATAACTTTAACATTCCTGCCCCGCTCAAAGCATGGATAGATCATGTGGTAAGACCAGCCAAAACCGTCACCTATAAAGACGGGCGGCCTGCGGGAATGCTTTCGGGGAAAAAAGCCTATCTCGCCATCGCCTCCAACGGTATTTATTCCGAAGGGCCTATGGCTGCTTTTGATTTTGCGGAGCCTTACCTGCGGTATATGCTGGAGTTTTTAGGCATCACGGACGTTACCACCTACCGGATAGAGGGCGCCGGTATGACCGCCACCAAAGAAACCGCCGTGGAGAAAGGACTAGCCAGCGTGGAAAGCCTTTGA
- a CDS encoding GbsR/MarR family transcriptional regulator — protein sequence MENYRDRIEKLSTAMEGLGLTPVAARVYIYLLLCEGHQATFEQIVEYFGVSKSAVSNGIKMLESAKMISAKTMGGQRKRYFSANVTSMFNEDTLTAKIKMFFHILDEIRSIRQTNDELNQELEEVSMLYKMMLVEMPLILERWRRTIALNKAHS from the coding sequence TTGGAAAATTACAGAGACAGGATAGAGAAACTGAGCACGGCTATGGAAGGCCTTGGCCTTACGCCGGTAGCTGCACGGGTATATATATACCTGCTGCTGTGTGAGGGCCATCAAGCAACGTTTGAACAGATCGTGGAATACTTCGGGGTGAGCAAAAGCGCAGTATCCAATGGCATTAAGATGCTGGAATCAGCAAAAATGATTTCTGCCAAAACCATGGGTGGGCAACGGAAACGTTATTTCTCCGCGAATGTCACCAGTATGTTCAACGAAGACACCCTCACGGCGAAGATTAAAATGTTTTTTCACATACTGGACGAAATCAGGTCCATCCGTCAAACGAATGATGAGCTTAACCAGGAACTGGAAGAGGTATCCATGCTTTATAAAATGATGCTGGTGGAAATGCCGCTGATACTGGAAAGGTGGAGGCGGACCATCGCGCTTAACAAGGCCCACTCCTAG